One Clostridium sp. CM027 genomic window carries:
- a CDS encoding GNAT family N-acetyltransferase — protein sequence MNKGKYVNLEALKGNDREYIIKDSNYIILGRIFIVELDKKNKFCQFRLKFHNHNNGGYEYLKDTLNLMLGILFKNMGLNKVNVMVHESINISAFIDLGFQLEGIITDSVVNKSEYQSEMMFGINEFGLKKNSIKRELTIKGMNIKIHALIPSDAEEVLEFHLRNRKFLRPFEPSRDETFYTLESQKRTLVESYKQFLNGNVVNFGIYKNNKLIGKIKISNIVMGSFKNAFIGYSMDEKEQSKGYMKESVKLVMKYAFEELELHRIEATTLIDNEKSQRVLSSCGFKELGISEKHLYINGEWRDQMVFYKVKNS from the coding sequence ATGAACAAAGGTAAGTACGTAAATTTAGAAGCTTTAAAAGGTAATGATAGAGAGTATATAATAAAGGATAGTAATTATATTATACTAGGAAGAATATTTATAGTTGAATTAGATAAAAAAAATAAGTTTTGTCAGTTTAGATTGAAATTTCATAACCACAATAATGGGGGTTATGAGTATTTAAAAGATACGTTAAATCTTATGCTGGGTATTTTGTTTAAAAATATGGGATTAAACAAAGTAAATGTTATGGTTCATGAAAGTATAAATATTAGTGCTTTTATTGATTTAGGATTTCAGTTAGAAGGTATTATCACAGATAGTGTAGTAAATAAATCTGAATATCAATCAGAAATGATGTTTGGTATAAATGAGTTTGGACTTAAAAAAAATTCAATAAAAAGAGAACTTACAATTAAGGGAATGAATATTAAGATTCATGCATTAATTCCAAGCGATGCGGAAGAAGTGTTAGAGTTTCATTTAAGAAACAGAAAATTTCTAAGGCCTTTTGAACCGTCTAGAGATGAGACGTTTTATACTTTAGAGAGCCAAAAACGTACTTTAGTAGAGAGCTATAAACAATTTTTGAATGGTAATGTTGTGAATTTTGGGATATACAAGAATAACAAACTTATTGGCAAAATAAAGATATCGAATATAGTGATGGGCAGTTTTAAAAATGCGTTTATAGGTTATTCTATGGATGAAAAGGAACAAAGTAAGGGATATATGAAAGAATCAGTTAAACTTGTAATGAAATATGCTTTTGAAGAATTAGAGCTTCATAGAATAGAAGCAACTACTTTAATAGATAATGAAAAGTCACAAAGAGTTTTAAGTAGTTGTGGGTTTAAAGAACTTGGTATAAGTGAAAAACATTTATACATAAATGGTGAATGGAGAGATCAAATGGTTTTTTATAAGGTTAAAAACAGTTAA
- a CDS encoding DUF1015 domain-containing protein has translation MAVVKSFKAYRPQLGLVEKVAALPYDVMDSEEAREMVKGKPYSFLHVDKPEIDLPQGIDTHSEQVYLKARENLQKMISDKVYMQDEKPCMYIYRQIMNGRPQTGIVACASIDDYINNTIKKHELTRSDKELDRFNHVDYTNCNTGPIFLTYRHKDEIDSIVKNWTETKTPVYDYKSEDGVSQIIWVIDEEAIINKLSAVFTQTDYLYIADGHHRSASAVKVGLKRRKDNPAYTGDEEFNFFLSVIFPDNDLYVMDYNRVVSDLNGNSSEDFLNKVTDKFDITPYEGKGQFKPEVQRTYGMFLEGKWYKLSAKEGTFNMSDPVERLDVSILQKNLLDPILDIDDPRTNSRIDFIGGIRGLGELERRVREGMKVAFSMCPTTMDDLMDIANAGKVMPPKSTWFEPKLQSGIFVHEL, from the coding sequence ATGGCAGTAGTAAAGTCATTTAAAGCATACAGACCGCAATTAGGTTTAGTAGAGAAAGTAGCAGCTCTCCCTTATGATGTTATGGATAGTGAAGAGGCTAGAGAAATGGTAAAAGGAAAACCTTATTCATTTCTACATGTCGATAAACCAGAAATAGATTTACCACAAGGTATAGATACGCACAGTGAGCAAGTTTATTTGAAAGCCAGAGAAAATCTTCAAAAAATGATTAGCGATAAAGTGTATATGCAAGATGAAAAACCTTGTATGTATATATATAGACAAATAATGAATGGAAGACCTCAAACTGGTATAGTTGCTTGTGCTTCAATTGATGATTATATAAATAATACAATTAAAAAACATGAGCTAACAAGATCGGATAAAGAGCTTGATAGATTTAATCATGTTGATTATACAAATTGTAATACTGGACCAATATTTTTAACATATAGACATAAAGATGAAATAGATAGTATAGTTAAAAATTGGACAGAAACAAAAACACCAGTATATGATTATAAATCAGAAGATGGAGTATCACAAATTATTTGGGTTATAGATGAGGAAGCAATTATAAATAAGCTATCAGCTGTATTTACGCAAACAGATTATTTATATATAGCTGACGGACATCATAGATCAGCTTCAGCTGTTAAAGTTGGACTAAAGAGAAGAAAAGATAACCCAGCATACACTGGTGATGAGGAATTTAATTTCTTCCTATCGGTTATATTCCCAGATAATGATTTATACGTAATGGATTATAATAGAGTTGTTTCAGATTTAAATGGAAATTCTTCAGAAGATTTTTTAAATAAAGTTACTGACAAATTTGATATAACTCCATATGAAGGTAAAGGCCAATTTAAACCAGAAGTGCAAAGAACATACGGAATGTTCTTAGAGGGAAAATGGTACAAACTGTCAGCAAAAGAAGGGACTTTTAATATGAGTGATCCAGTTGAAAGATTAGATGTATCAATACTTCAAAAGAATTTACTAGATCCGATTTTAGATATTGATGATCCAAGAACAAATTCAAGAATCGATTTCATAGGTGGAATAAGAGGGCTTGGGGAATTAGAAAGAAGGGTTAGAGAAGGAATGAAAGTTGCATTTTCTATGTGTCCTACAACTATGGATGATCTAATGGATATAGCAAATGCGGGGAAAGTAATGCCTCCTAAATCAACTTGGTTTGAACCTAAATTACAAAGTGGAATATTTGTCCACGAACTATAA
- a CDS encoding SAM-dependent methyltransferase — translation MNKQNINKLKLFLMGLENRFSENCSIFKQIDTTYITGLKEFKGTGIYDNGNIKYNFNGKTETLSINQLFSNITKEAESYECSSLVYSERGSSILISADNKNVTMKSLNVDFVEDEDLNTISSKLPSTHISRTTSTLLNRDYYIKIGSADALLKEIGIMSKDGKIKNDKIRKYNQIDHYVELLEGILDKLPQHQVINILDCGCGKSYLSFVLNYYLTEVKKKKCHFIGLDYSKSIIDSSINMAKNLNYRNMEFHAIDIKDYEPDKTIHVVLSLHACDTATDMALALGIRVNSNIIIAVPCCHREFLKQYSYEPFKNILKQGVFKSRMADILTDGMRSLLLEAKGYDVSVVEYISPLETPKNLMIRAIKTSEENDTAMDEYISLMSNLNVYPALYSFLN, via the coding sequence ATGAATAAGCAAAATATTAATAAATTAAAACTTTTTCTAATGGGCCTAGAAAATAGATTTTCTGAAAACTGTTCAATATTTAAACAAATTGATACTACCTATATAACAGGTCTAAAAGAGTTTAAAGGAACAGGTATTTATGATAATGGAAATATTAAATATAATTTTAATGGAAAAACAGAAACTTTGAGTATAAATCAATTATTTTCTAACATAACTAAAGAAGCCGAAAGCTATGAATGCTCATCTCTAGTTTATAGTGAAAGAGGTTCTTCAATTTTAATCTCTGCAGATAATAAAAATGTAACTATGAAGAGCTTAAATGTGGATTTCGTAGAGGATGAAGACTTAAATACTATTTCTTCTAAATTACCCTCTACTCATATTAGTAGAACTACCTCCACTCTTTTGAATAGAGATTACTATATAAAGATTGGTAGTGCAGATGCTTTGTTAAAAGAAATAGGCATAATGAGTAAAGATGGTAAAATTAAAAATGATAAAATAAGAAAATATAATCAAATTGATCACTATGTAGAACTCTTAGAAGGAATTTTAGATAAGCTCCCACAACATCAAGTTATAAATATATTAGATTGTGGTTGTGGAAAATCCTATTTATCATTTGTACTAAACTATTATTTAACTGAAGTTAAAAAGAAAAAATGCCATTTTATTGGGCTAGATTACTCTAAATCTATAATAGACTCATCTATAAACATGGCCAAAAACTTAAATTACAGGAATATGGAGTTCCATGCTATTGATATTAAAGATTATGAACCTGATAAAACTATACATGTAGTATTATCATTACACGCTTGTGACACTGCTACAGATATGGCATTAGCTCTAGGTATCAGAGTAAACTCTAATATAATCATCGCAGTTCCATGCTGCCATCGAGAATTTTTAAAGCAATATTCTTATGAACCCTTTAAAAACATACTAAAGCAGGGTGTATTTAAATCGAGAATGGCCGATATTTTAACAGATGGAATGCGTTCATTACTGCTAGAAGCTAAAGGATATGATGTTTCTGTAGTAGAATATATATCTCCTCTTGAAACACCTAAAAATCTAATGATAAGAGCCATAAAGACAAGTGAAGAAAATGATACAGCTATGGATGAATATATATCTTTAATGAGTAATTTAAATGTTTATCCAGCGTTATATTCGTTTTTGAATTAA
- a CDS encoding uracil-DNA glycosylase → MNNLVNDWNELLLEESNKDYYLKLRYFLKEEYEKAQIYPEMQDIFNSLKYTAYNDVKIVILGQDPYHGPSQAHGLSFSVKTNVPIPPSLLNIYKELNNDVGCYIPNHGYLKKWADQGVLLLNTVLTVRSGEANSHKNKGWEHFTDKIIALLNEKTEPIVFILWGNNAQTKQSLVTNPIHYIIKSVHPSPLSAYRGFFNSKPFSDANNFLTSVGEKNIDWQIENL, encoded by the coding sequence ATGAATAATTTAGTAAATGATTGGAACGAGCTCTTATTAGAAGAATCTAATAAAGATTATTATTTAAAATTAAGATATTTTTTAAAAGAAGAATATGAAAAGGCGCAAATATATCCTGAAATGCAGGATATATTTAATTCACTTAAATATACGGCATATAATGATGTAAAAATTGTTATACTTGGTCAAGATCCTTACCATGGACCTAGCCAAGCTCACGGTTTAAGTTTTTCTGTAAAAACAAATGTACCCATTCCCCCTTCTTTATTAAATATATATAAGGAATTAAATAATGATGTAGGCTGTTATATTCCTAATCACGGTTATTTAAAGAAATGGGCTGATCAGGGTGTTCTGCTCTTAAATACCGTTCTTACTGTTAGATCCGGAGAGGCTAATTCACATAAAAATAAAGGTTGGGAACATTTTACGGACAAAATCATTGCTTTATTAAACGAGAAAACAGAGCCTATAGTTTTTATTTTATGGGGGAACAATGCTCAGACAAAACAATCTCTTGTAACAAATCCAATACACTACATAATAAAGTCTGTTCACCCAAGCCCATTATCCGCATATAGAGGTTTTTTTAATAGTAAACCTTTTTCTGATGCTAATAATTTTTTAACTTCGGTAGGCGAAAAAAACATCGATTGGCAAATTGAAAATTTATAA
- a CDS encoding YitT family protein, producing MKKVSSTDFKDLFKKIVLIILGTFILAVAINLFIIPNKLLSGGLSGIGLMLQYIFNLPMGITLLIFNIPLLILSILKINKKFTAFTILGTISLSVCLMLTSSLNNVLAPVEESYRLLYCIYGGILSGIGTGIVFSNEGSTGGMDILAIYAKKKYDIEIGIMSFTINFLIVAVGSVLFNFKVGLYTLISMYITVAVMEKVMNGLNRRKMLLIVSEKEKEVSDAIMSNFNRGVTILYGEGAYTKHRKNIVYCVVSLGQLPQIKRVIKVIDQEAFISIIDIAEVEGNGFKSPIG from the coding sequence ATGAAAAAGGTATCTAGCACTGATTTTAAAGATTTATTTAAGAAAATAGTTCTTATTATTTTAGGCACTTTTATTTTAGCGGTTGCAATAAATTTATTTATAATTCCAAATAAGCTTCTTAGTGGAGGGCTTTCAGGAATAGGGCTAATGTTACAGTATATTTTCAATCTTCCAATGGGTATTACATTATTGATATTTAATATTCCACTTCTTATATTAAGTATATTAAAAATAAATAAGAAATTCACTGCATTTACGATATTGGGGACCATTTCGCTATCGGTTTGTTTAATGCTTACCTCATCTTTAAATAATGTTCTTGCTCCTGTTGAAGAGTCTTATAGACTTCTTTACTGTATATATGGCGGGATACTTTCAGGTATAGGGACTGGAATTGTTTTTTCTAATGAAGGATCTACAGGTGGTATGGATATTTTAGCTATATATGCTAAAAAGAAATATGATATAGAAATAGGTATAATGAGCTTTACAATAAATTTCTTAATTGTAGCTGTTGGATCTGTATTATTTAATTTTAAAGTTGGATTATATACTCTGATTTCTATGTATATTACGGTGGCTGTTATGGAAAAAGTTATGAATGGATTAAACCGACGAAAAATGCTTTTAATAGTATCAGAAAAAGAAAAAGAAGTAAGTGATGCGATAATGAGTAATTTTAATAGAGGAGTAACTATTTTATATGGAGAAGGCGCATATACTAAACATAGAAAAAATATAGTGTATTGTGTTGTTTCATTGGGTCAACTACCACAAATTAAGAGAGTAATAAAAGTTATAGACCAAGAAGCTTTTATTTCTATAATTGATATAGCTGAGGTTGAAGGTAATGGATTTAAAAGCCCTATAGGTTAA
- a CDS encoding ThiF family adenylyltransferase: MPQHSLSRTELLIGMDSLNKLRESKVVVFGIGGVGSYTVEALVRAGVGKLVLIDDDTICLTNLNRQIHATFKTIGKSKVLVMKDRILEINPKCEVITHETFVTADNMGDIITEDTDYVVDAIDTVASKISLVEHCRKRNINIICCLGTGNKLDPTLFRVADIYDTKVCPLARVIRQELRKRNIDSLKVVYSEETPMRPKLEEVITCKEGCVCTGGSKKCAIKRQIPGSISFVPPVAGMILGGEVIKDLIKSSPAELNSFEEDELTTPEGDLYSNL, encoded by the coding sequence ATGCCACAGCATTCATTGTCAAGAACAGAATTACTCATAGGTATGGACAGTTTAAATAAATTACGAGAAAGTAAAGTAGTAGTTTTTGGAATAGGTGGAGTTGGTAGTTATACAGTTGAAGCACTAGTAAGAGCAGGTGTTGGGAAATTGGTATTAATAGATGATGATACAATTTGTTTAACAAACTTAAATAGACAAATACATGCTACATTTAAAACTATAGGTAAAAGTAAGGTTTTAGTAATGAAGGATAGAATACTCGAAATAAATCCTAAATGTGAAGTTATCACTCATGAAACATTCGTAACTGCAGATAATATGGGAGATATAATTACTGAGGACACAGATTATGTAGTAGATGCTATCGATACAGTAGCTTCAAAAATATCATTAGTTGAACACTGCAGAAAACGTAATATCAATATTATATGCTGTTTAGGGACTGGAAATAAATTAGATCCAACGCTATTTAGAGTCGCAGATATTTATGATACAAAAGTATGTCCACTTGCAAGGGTTATAAGACAGGAGCTAAGAAAGAGAAATATTGATAGCTTAAAGGTTGTTTACTCAGAGGAAACCCCTATGAGGCCGAAGTTAGAGGAGGTTATAACATGCAAAGAAGGTTGTGTATGTACAGGAGGTTCAAAAAAGTGTGCTATAAAAAGACAAATTCCAGGTAGTATATCTTTCGTTCCTCCAGTAGCAGGAATGATACTTGGTGGAGAAGTTATTAAGGATTTAATTAAATCATCTCCTGCGGAGCTGAACAGCTTCGAAGAAGATGAACTAACGACTCCAGAAGGGGATTTATACTCCAACTTATAG